In a single window of the Coffea eugenioides isolate CCC68of chromosome 3, Ceug_1.0, whole genome shotgun sequence genome:
- the LOC113765766 gene encoding transcription factor bHLH92 isoform X1, whose product MEEYFFQHYSQGDEVLWFDGEVLPLPAVDDQYHGSSFVKYSNHPLQGFGSNGTVNHGKNDRNANKRMIELLKKRWKPPTIGAVEAERERNRKHVINERMRRGKQKKSFVELHKMLPYGTKGDKNSIVQMAAERIHELQRCNEELKRRKIELELALAAAIHDDEENLEVAKIKLRVVHPSSGIDSMLEVLKCLKNTGTKTKGIQSTFSSQEFSAVLEIEAKGAAEVEKAVHETLFEAEKKFRCPVLFD is encoded by the exons ATGGAAGAGTATTTCTTTCAACATTACAGCCAAGGGGATGAGGTGTTATGGTTTGATGGAGAAGTCCTTCCACTTCCAGCTGTTGATGATCAGTACCATGGAAGTTCTTTTGTCAAGTATTCGAACCATCCCCTTCAGGGCTTTGGATCGAATGGGACGGTAAATCATGGAAAGAATGATCGAAACGCAAACAAGAGAATGATAGAGCTGCTGAAGAAGAGGTGGAAACCACCGACGATCGGAGCAGTGGAAGCCGAAAGAGAGAGGAATCGCAAGCATGTAATCAACGAGAGAATGAGAAGAGGGAAGCAGAAGAAGAGTTTCGTCGAGTTGCATAAAATGTTGCCTTATGGAACCAAG ggtGACAAGAATTCTATAGTGCAAATGGCAGCTGAGAGAATTCACGAACTGCAAAGATGCAACGAGGAACTGAAGAGGAGAAAAATTGAGCTTGAGTTGGCTTTAGCTGCAGCAATCCATGATGATGAGGAAAATTTGGAAGTGGCTAAGATTAAGTTAAGGGTGGTTCATCCTTCATCTGGGATTGATTCTATGTTGGAGGTTCTTAAATGCTTGAAGAATACTGGGACTAAAACCAAAGGTATACAATCAACATTTTCATCCCAGGAATTTTCTGCAGTATTGGAGATTGAAGCCAAG GGAGCTGCAGAAGTGGAAAAGGCAGTTCACGAAACCTTATTTGAAGCTGAGAAGAAATTTCGATGTCCTGTCCTGTTTGATTGA
- the LOC113765766 gene encoding transcription factor bHLH92 isoform X2, whose amino-acid sequence MEEYFFQHYSQGDEVLWFDGEVLPLPAVDDQYHGSSFVKYSNHPLQGFGSNGTVNHGKNDRNANKRMIELLKKRWKPPTIGAVEAERERNRKHVINERMRRGKQKKSFVELHKMLPYGTKGDKNSIVQMAAERIHELQRCNEELKRRKIELELALAAAIHDDEENLEVAKIKLRVVHPSSGIDSMLEVLKCLKNTGTKTKGSCRSGKGSSRNLI is encoded by the exons ATGGAAGAGTATTTCTTTCAACATTACAGCCAAGGGGATGAGGTGTTATGGTTTGATGGAGAAGTCCTTCCACTTCCAGCTGTTGATGATCAGTACCATGGAAGTTCTTTTGTCAAGTATTCGAACCATCCCCTTCAGGGCTTTGGATCGAATGGGACGGTAAATCATGGAAAGAATGATCGAAACGCAAACAAGAGAATGATAGAGCTGCTGAAGAAGAGGTGGAAACCACCGACGATCGGAGCAGTGGAAGCCGAAAGAGAGAGGAATCGCAAGCATGTAATCAACGAGAGAATGAGAAGAGGGAAGCAGAAGAAGAGTTTCGTCGAGTTGCATAAAATGTTGCCTTATGGAACCAAG ggtGACAAGAATTCTATAGTGCAAATGGCAGCTGAGAGAATTCACGAACTGCAAAGATGCAACGAGGAACTGAAGAGGAGAAAAATTGAGCTTGAGTTGGCTTTAGCTGCAGCAATCCATGATGATGAGGAAAATTTGGAAGTGGCTAAGATTAAGTTAAGGGTGGTTCATCCTTCATCTGGGATTGATTCTATGTTGGAGGTTCTTAAATGCTTGAAGAATACTGGGACTAAAACCAAAG GGAGCTGCAGAAGTGGAAAAGGCAGTTCACGAAACCTTATTTGA
- the LOC113765161 gene encoding 40S ribosomal protein S15, whose protein sequence is MADVETDVTAAQPKKRTFKKFSFRGVDLDALLDMSTDELVKLFHARARRRFNRGLKRKPMALIKKLRKAKREAPPGEKPNLVKTHLRNMIIVPEMIGSVIGVYNGKSFNTIEVKPEMIGHYLAEFSISYKPVKHGRPGIGATHSSRFIPLK, encoded by the exons ATG GCGGATGTGGAGACCGATGTTACGGCCGCACAGCCAAAGAAGAGGACGTTCAAGAAGTTTAGTTTCAGAGGCGTGGATCTCGATGCTCTCCTCGACATGTCCACTGATGAGCTTGTTAAGCTCTTCCATGCTCGTGCTCGCAGAAG gttcaATAGGGGCTTGAAGAGGAAACCCATGGCTTTGATCAAGAAGCTGCGAAAGGCG AAACGTGAGGCCCCACCTGGTGAGAAACCAAATCTGGTGAAGACACATCTTCGTAACATGATTATAGTACCTGAGATGATTGGCAGCGTAATTGGTGTTTACAATGGAAAATCTTTCAATACCATTGAGGTCAAGCCAGAAATGATTGGCCACTATCTAGCTGAGTTTTCAATATCATACAAGCCTGTCAAGCACGGTAGGCCAGGTATTGGTGCCACCCATTCTTCAAGGTTCATTCCTCTGAAGTGA